In Ktedonobacterales bacterium, a single window of DNA contains:
- a CDS encoding DUF4388 domain-containing protein, with product MDTDQEPDLQGWLNRILLIDILQMLSLSGQTGALELSQGWNTRSIFFQEGRLTYISQGARPLSLGELLMKSGQITQQQYDFLAQRARQTGSSFARLVVDSGLITPEDVRACAEQQIEEAIYSLFLWRDCAFRFYCGEPETLDLENALPVDISSERLIMEGTRRVDEWSRLSPIIPSLRMIFHPAVPFEYAAEDQLDRLEARDQRILSLVDGRSDVIALAARAGMTRFDVMRSLAALVNSGLIGASLPSKPQIIELFKLLLETIYKKLTLFGYTPVARQFEQELNTFSQQHGLKVRMYTGAVTLTDLDTLIGATALIDLYKLFMNIQMNYFSKTLPPEVSQGLLQGLYHYASPELQELMRLYDFYSPDGTVAYHGFIE from the coding sequence ATGGATACCGACCAGGAACCCGATCTGCAAGGGTGGCTCAATCGCATTCTGCTGATTGACATCCTGCAAATGCTCAGCCTTTCGGGGCAGACCGGCGCACTGGAACTGAGCCAGGGCTGGAACACGCGCAGCATCTTCTTTCAAGAAGGACGGCTGACCTATATTTCGCAAGGCGCTCGCCCGCTGAGCCTGGGCGAACTCCTGATGAAATCGGGCCAGATCACCCAGCAGCAGTACGACTTTCTCGCGCAGCGCGCCCGTCAGACCGGCAGCAGTTTCGCTCGCCTGGTGGTTGATTCCGGCCTCATAACGCCCGAAGACGTGCGCGCCTGCGCCGAGCAGCAGATCGAAGAAGCGATCTACAGCCTCTTTCTCTGGCGCGACTGTGCCTTCCGTTTTTACTGTGGCGAGCCGGAAACGCTGGACCTGGAAAACGCCCTGCCGGTGGACATCTCCAGCGAACGCCTGATTATGGAAGGCACGCGGCGCGTGGACGAGTGGAGCCGCCTCAGCCCCATCATCCCTTCGCTGCGCATGATCTTTCACCCTGCCGTACCGTTTGAGTACGCAGCGGAGGACCAGCTTGATAGATTGGAAGCGCGCGATCAGCGTATCCTCAGCCTCGTTGATGGCCGTTCCGACGTGATTGCCCTGGCAGCGCGGGCGGGCATGACGCGCTTCGATGTTATGCGCAGCCTGGCCGCCCTGGTTAACAGCGGGCTGATTGGCGCCAGCCTACCCAGCAAGCCACAGATCATCGAACTCTTCAAGCTGCTGCTGGAGACCATTTATAAGAAACTCACCCTTTTTGGCTATACCCCCGTTGCCCGCCAGTTCGAGCAAGAACTCAACACGTTCTCGCAGCAGCATGGCTTGAAAGTTCGCATGTATACCGGCGCGGTGACGTTGACCGATCTGGATACCCTCATCGGCGCGACGGCGCTCATTGACCTTTATAAACTATTTATGAATATCCAGATGAATTACTTCAGTAAAACGCTGCCGCCGGAAGTCTCGCAGGGCTTGTTGCAGGGCCTCTATCACTACGCCAGCCCCGAACTGCAAGAACTCATGCGCTTGTATGATTTCTACAGTCCTGATGGGACGGTGGCGTATCATGGTTTTATTGAATAA
- a CDS encoding glycosyltransferase family 39 protein, with protein sequence MERDLPLSTNLLLRWRAPRWLQARRIITGWRWAAAWPGVFVTLVALALRLTLVLRYPLLYDIDAYGRFTNRAHPFNTPWTPLFQVVIYLLTRVADSILAVRLLSAFFGATAALAFWLLLRRAFGAPVAYLGALLLALDPLFVTFSVVPYQEGLFLTLAFLALWLALAPDKIRWLTLVLGLAGLTRYEGWLLALLIWLLLLWRRWRADSLTWRYAAGSALALAWAPLLWIGVNRNVSPVGIETLTPTLDPASLLAVLGEEWPAWQLRLGLVGGMVALGGLLWLGWQARRGRELAWLLLAFLLGDLLTLAFLRPFAPGNLRLPLLSLPVIIVGVSGLLVAGARLLWRAVGQRHMRVGQRLPMAGAFALATAALLIWYLPLAMQRVAAYGALVRPAYLAANELGSRAPDTPVAVIDSSSTDFYAFVFYAQQDGWHGQATELNAAAAIAPASLAEALIASHARLLIVYGPANASAAVAALAQQALLLPGARGPGYTVWNVQAAPAAAT encoded by the coding sequence ATGGAGCGAGACCTTCCGCTTTCCACCAACCTTTTGTTGAGATGGCGTGCGCCGCGCTGGCTACAGGCGCGGCGCATCATCACCGGCTGGCGTTGGGCCGCAGCCTGGCCCGGGGTGTTTGTCACTCTGGTGGCGCTGGCGCTGCGTCTGACGCTGGTCCTGCGCTATCCCTTGCTCTATGACATTGACGCCTATGGGCGCTTTACGAACCGCGCTCATCCCTTCAACACACCCTGGACACCGCTCTTTCAGGTGGTGATCTATCTGCTGACGCGCGTGGCCGATTCGATTCTGGCGGTGCGGCTGCTCAGCGCGTTCTTCGGCGCAACAGCGGCGCTGGCTTTCTGGCTCTTGCTGCGCCGCGCCTTTGGCGCGCCTGTCGCCTACCTGGGCGCGCTCTTGCTGGCGCTCGATCCGCTTTTTGTGACGTTCAGCGTGGTTCCCTATCAAGAGGGGCTATTTCTCACGCTGGCGTTCCTGGCCCTCTGGCTGGCGCTCGCGCCGGACAAGATTCGCTGGCTTACGCTGGTCCTGGGGTTGGCCGGGCTGACACGCTACGAGGGCTGGCTGCTGGCGCTGCTCATCTGGCTGCTCTTGCTCTGGCGGCGCTGGCGCGCGGACAGTCTGACCTGGCGCTATGCCGCCGGGAGCGCGCTGGCGCTGGCCTGGGCGCCGCTGCTCTGGATTGGGGTGAATCGCAACGTCAGCCCTGTTGGCATCGAGACGCTGACCCCAACGCTGGACCCTGCATCCCTGCTGGCAGTACTTGGCGAGGAATGGCCTGCCTGGCAGCTTCGCCTGGGTCTGGTTGGCGGCATGGTGGCGCTCGGCGGGTTGCTCTGGCTGGGCTGGCAGGCCAGGCGAGGCCGTGAACTCGCCTGGCTGCTGCTCGCCTTTCTGCTGGGCGATCTGCTGACGCTGGCTTTCTTGCGGCCTTTCGCGCCCGGCAATCTGCGCCTGCCGCTGCTCTCGCTTCCGGTGATCATTGTCGGAGTGTCCGGTCTGCTGGTGGCTGGCGCGCGGCTGCTCTGGCGTGCCGTTGGGCAGCGCCATATGCGTGTAGGCCAGCGTTTACCGATGGCTGGCGCGTTTGCCCTGGCGACGGCGGCGCTGCTCATCTGGTATCTTCCGCTTGCCATGCAGCGCGTGGCCGCTTATGGGGCGCTCGTGCGCCCGGCCTATCTGGCCGCCAATGAGCTTGGTTCGCGCGCGCCAGACACTCCAGTGGCGGTGATAGACAGCAGCAGTACCGATTTTTATGCGTTCGTCTTCTATGCTCAGCAAGATGGCTGGCATGGGCAGGCCACCGAACTGAACGCTGCCGCAGCCATAGCCCCGGCCAGCCTTGCTGAAGCGTTGATCGCTTCGCATGCTCGCCTGCTGATTGTCTATGGCCCGGCAAATGCCAGCGCCGCTGTTGCTGCGCTGGCACAGCAGGCTCTGCTCTTGCCAGGGGCGCGCGGGCCTGGCTATACCGTCTGGAATGTGCAAGCTGCGCCAGCGGCGGCAACGTGA
- a CDS encoding class I SAM-dependent methyltransferase, whose amino-acid sequence MPFSFRRKPQDADHAAADAKSGRRAWLGGRRMLTNTPYILPKDQAETDRLDFQHYLLRFVAGGNYRAPIRQPRAILDVACGTGIWGREMAQQFPRARVVGFDIDRGPLDRSLKIPGPGGQFPANFRFQTADALKPFPFQNETFDFAHARFIATFVPIDRWPHVVGEMMRVLKGGGAIEIVDMERPPTNSSPAYRQLSKIGTQLMIERNLYIGVEDHLVKHLSQAGAQHIQQRKFTIGTGPQGQQQQQLLADDLFAAIEHLKGIITRQGLLSVEVYESLVEQARQEVPQMSITMPIVFAFGTKL is encoded by the coding sequence ATGCCTTTCAGCTTCCGACGTAAGCCACAGGATGCTGATCACGCCGCAGCGGATGCGAAATCAGGCCGCCGGGCCTGGTTGGGCGGACGCCGTATGCTGACCAACACCCCCTATATCCTGCCAAAAGATCAAGCCGAAACAGACCGGCTCGACTTCCAGCATTATCTGCTGCGATTCGTGGCCGGAGGCAACTACCGCGCTCCTATCCGCCAGCCCCGGGCCATCCTCGATGTCGCCTGCGGAACTGGCATCTGGGGCCGCGAAATGGCCCAGCAATTCCCGCGCGCGCGGGTGGTTGGCTTCGATATTGATCGCGGCCCGCTGGACCGCTCCCTGAAAATCCCTGGGCCAGGCGGCCAGTTCCCCGCAAACTTTCGCTTCCAGACTGCCGATGCCCTCAAGCCGTTCCCGTTCCAAAACGAAACATTTGACTTTGCGCATGCCCGCTTCATCGCCACATTCGTTCCTATTGACCGCTGGCCGCACGTTGTCGGCGAAATGATGCGCGTCCTCAAGGGCGGCGGCGCTATCGAGATCGTTGATATGGAGCGCCCACCCACCAATTCGAGTCCGGCATATAGGCAGCTCTCCAAAATAGGAACACAGCTTATGATCGAGCGAAACCTCTACATCGGGGTGGAAGACCATCTGGTGAAACATCTCAGCCAGGCCGGGGCGCAGCACATCCAGCAGCGAAAATTCACCATCGGGACCGGGCCACAGGGCCAGCAGCAGCAGCAACTGCTGGCCGATGATCTGTTTGCCGCCATAGAGCATCTGAAAGGAATTATCACCAGACAGGGGTTGCTCAGCGTAGAGGTCTACGAGAGCCTGGTTGAGCAGGCGCGCCAGGAAGTTCCACAGATGAGCATTACGATGCCCATCGTTTTTGCATTCGGCACAAAGCTCTAA
- a CDS encoding DHA2 family efflux MFS transporter permease subunit codes for MKNNRYLIALVAALGLIPVVLDTTIVTVALTPIRSDLHTDVNTAQWIITGFFLASAAVVAVGGYLANRFGRKRMFILGIGVFTIGSALCGISPGIGWLIAFRVLQGIGGGILLPIGPALAFDAFPQEERARASAVVAVPILLAPIFGPILGGWLNDAFVWHSLFFVNLPVGVLAVAAALVALPSEEPGETRGKRFDYTGLALSTLGIIAVVYALKLVTQTNPDTVTPTNPGGDLYGWGYWLVWALLGAGALLLGIFAYFALRLSRDPALDLRQLGRRDFLVSSLFTWATAIISFGLLVLLPLYFEAVRLPHLSALDTGLALVPFGVGTIVGTVVSAALYRAVGPRWVIMLAAVLGVLSAWLLARTIQPTATASQLLAAAQAGTPVPAVAGPDALRWGLLLVGLSFAMINVPVQTLALEALKGEALAKASSLFLSTKLIFSSIGIAIITTILTDRARSQASALASQAQALLAGSGSNPSDPRVAAALRAMQEQIPVQAGTWAIQNIFWLIFFGSLSLVALALLLPGRRRADAAQAAEGQETPTVPASV; via the coding sequence ATGAAGAACAATCGCTATCTCATTGCCCTGGTGGCCGCACTGGGGCTGATTCCTGTGGTGCTGGACACAACCATTGTCACCGTCGCTCTCACACCCATTCGCAGCGATCTGCATACCGATGTGAATACGGCGCAGTGGATCATCACTGGCTTCTTCCTGGCAAGCGCCGCTGTGGTTGCCGTCGGCGGCTATCTCGCCAACCGCTTCGGGCGCAAGCGGATGTTTATTCTTGGTATCGGCGTCTTCACCATCGGATCGGCTCTCTGCGGCATTTCGCCGGGCATCGGGTGGCTGATCGCGTTTCGCGTGCTGCAAGGCATCGGCGGCGGTATCCTGCTGCCGATTGGTCCGGCGCTGGCCTTCGATGCCTTTCCGCAGGAGGAGCGCGCCAGAGCCAGCGCGGTGGTGGCTGTGCCGATCTTGCTCGCGCCCATCTTTGGCCCCATCCTTGGTGGGTGGCTCAATGATGCCTTCGTGTGGCACAGCCTCTTCTTTGTGAATCTGCCGGTTGGCGTCCTGGCGGTGGCGGCGGCGCTGGTGGCGCTGCCGAGCGAGGAGCCAGGTGAAACGCGCGGCAAACGCTTTGATTACACTGGCCTGGCGCTTTCGACACTGGGCATCATCGCGGTCGTGTACGCGCTCAAGCTGGTAACACAGACGAATCCCGATACGGTGACGCCGACGAATCCTGGCGGCGATCTCTATGGCTGGGGCTATTGGCTGGTATGGGCGCTGCTGGGCGCGGGCGCGCTGCTCCTGGGCATCTTCGCTTACTTCGCGCTGCGGCTCAGCCGCGATCCCGCGCTGGACCTTCGGCAGCTTGGACGGCGCGATTTCCTGGTGAGCAGCCTTTTTACCTGGGCGACGGCGATCATCTCGTTCGGCTTGCTGGTGCTGCTGCCGCTCTACTTCGAGGCGGTGCGGCTGCCACATCTTTCCGCGCTTGATACCGGCCTGGCGCTCGTACCCTTTGGCGTCGGAACCATTGTCGGGACAGTTGTCTCCGCCGCGCTCTATCGCGCCGTTGGGCCGCGCTGGGTGATCATGCTCGCGGCGGTATTGGGGGTGCTGAGCGCGTGGCTGCTGGCGCGAACGATTCAGCCCACGGCAACGGCCAGCCAGCTTTTGGCGGCGGCGCAGGCCGGGACGCCGGTTCCGGCGGTTGCCGGGCCTGATGCGCTGCGCTGGGGGCTGCTGCTGGTTGGCCTGAGCTTCGCTATGATCAATGTTCCGGTGCAGACGCTGGCGCTGGAAGCCTTGAAGGGTGAGGCGCTCGCCAAAGCATCATCGCTCTTTCTCTCCACCAAACTCATTTTTTCGTCTATCGGCATAGCGATCATTACGACGATCTTGACAGATCGCGCGCGCTCGCAGGCAAGCGCCCTTGCCAGCCAGGCGCAGGCGCTGCTTGCGGGTTCGGGGAGCAATCCGAGCGATCCACGCGTGGCGGCGGCTCTGCGGGCGATGCAGGAGCAGATTCCTGTGCAGGCAGGAACCTGGGCCATCCAGAACATTTTCTGGCTGATCTTCTTTGGCTCGCTGAGCCTCGTTGCGCTGGCACTGCTGCTGCCGGGGCGCAGGCGGGCCGATGCGGCGCAGGCTGCTGAGGGGCAGGAGACGCCGACTGTCCCGGCGTCGGTGTAG
- a CDS encoding TetR/AcrR family transcriptional regulator: MPGISDGISRKPGRPRSAQANQAILRATLEELAEVGFEALSIEAVAARARVGKTTIYRRWPSKTELVLEAISVIHAEVPVIDTGSFRDDMLAMMRGAFQLRTTLVEQLLFKAMGEVKSNPEVFQVFVARHVTPRFQAIYQMIERAKARGELRQDIDPALITSLMAGPFFFQALFTSILPTPTPSPDLAEKLVDAVLYGIAAH; this comes from the coding sequence ATGCCAGGCATTTCTGATGGCATATCGCGCAAGCCTGGGCGTCCTCGCAGCGCCCAGGCTAACCAGGCTATTCTCAGGGCCACGCTGGAAGAACTGGCAGAGGTTGGCTTCGAGGCGCTGAGCATCGAGGCGGTGGCGGCCCGCGCTCGCGTGGGCAAGACGACGATCTATCGGCGCTGGCCTTCCAAGACAGAACTCGTGCTGGAGGCTATCAGCGTCATCCACGCCGAAGTACCCGTGATTGACACGGGCAGCTTCCGTGACGATATGCTGGCGATGATGCGGGGCGCGTTCCAACTGAGAACCACACTGGTAGAACAGCTCTTGTTCAAAGCGATGGGTGAGGTGAAAAGCAACCCTGAAGTCTTCCAGGTCTTCGTGGCGCGCCACGTCACCCCTCGTTTTCAAGCAATTTATCAGATGATCGAGCGTGCCAAAGCGCGCGGTGAACTGCGCCAGGATATTGACCCCGCGCTCATCACCAGCCTCATGGCAGGCCCTTTTTTCTTTCAGGCGCTCTTTACCAGCATTCTGCCAACTCCCACGCCATCACCCGATCTGGCCGAAAAGCTTGTGGATGCCGTCTTGTATGGCATCGCCGCGCACTGA
- a CDS encoding SRPBCC family protein codes for MSFTAQRVTRTRVIHLSAAPRQVFPLFEPVGEKAWAEGWEPTMLFPADGTAEPGAVFTARHPEGESIWIMPLYDPASFHLAYFNVAHGSRVGNIEIQCREAPGGTTDASVSYTFTALNEPGNEFIANFTETHYEEMMAAWERAINYYLAHGRALRHHQY; via the coding sequence ATGTCTTTCACCGCTCAGCGTGTAACCCGAACGCGGGTGATTCATCTTTCCGCAGCCCCCCGCCAGGTCTTTCCGCTCTTTGAGCCAGTTGGCGAAAAAGCCTGGGCGGAAGGCTGGGAGCCGACCATGCTCTTTCCCGCTGACGGCACAGCGGAGCCAGGCGCTGTCTTTACGGCTCGTCATCCAGAGGGCGAAAGCATCTGGATCATGCCTCTCTATGACCCGGCCAGTTTCCATCTCGCCTACTTCAATGTGGCGCACGGCTCGCGGGTAGGGAACATCGAGATTCAATGCCGGGAAGCGCCAGGCGGAACAACAGACGCCTCCGTGAGCTACACATTTACCGCGCTGAACGAACCAGGAAACGAGTTTATCGCCAACTTCACCGAGACGCACTACGAGGAGATGATGGCTGCCTGGGAGCGCGCCATCAATTACTATCTGGCGCATGGGCGTGCTTTGCGGCATCATCAGTACTAG
- the rho gene encoding transcription termination factor Rho encodes MNITELENKTLAELRDIARDLDLSGYTALKKQDLIFRLLQAYTEQQGNIFSVGLLEIVEEGFGFLRPDRFSPGSTDVYVSQSQIRRFGLRTGDMVSGQVRPPKDNEKYYGLLRVEAVNGMDPEVAKRRPHFDNLTPIFPTEMFNLETVPQNLPGRLVNLVAPIGRGQRALIVSPPKAGKTIMLKSIANSITTNYNDIHLMIALISERPEEVTDMKRSVKAEVYSATFDEAPEMHIRVAEMVMERAKRLVEGGRDVVILLDSITRLARAYNQVIPQSGRTLSGGMDPSALYPPKRFFGAARNIEEGGSLTIIATCLVDTGSRMDDVIYEEFKGTGNSEITLDRKLSDRRVFPAIDITRSSTRREEQLLDEKTLRAVVVMRRMFSTLAEQRGMEAMEAVLTSMSKTKDNQEFLANLNQSIR; translated from the coding sequence ATCAACATCACCGAACTCGAAAACAAAACGCTGGCCGAACTGCGCGACATCGCCCGCGACCTCGATCTCTCCGGCTACACCGCCCTCAAAAAGCAAGACCTGATCTTCCGGCTGCTCCAGGCATACACCGAGCAGCAGGGCAACATCTTCAGTGTCGGGCTGCTGGAGATCGTCGAGGAAGGCTTCGGCTTCCTGCGCCCGGATCGCTTCTCGCCGGGCAGCACCGATGTCTACGTCTCACAATCGCAGATTCGTCGCTTTGGCCTGCGCACCGGCGATATGGTTTCCGGCCAGGTACGCCCGCCCAAAGACAACGAAAAGTACTATGGCCTGCTGCGCGTCGAAGCCGTCAACGGCATGGACCCGGAGGTTGCCAAGCGCCGACCCCATTTCGATAACCTCACGCCGATCTTCCCCACCGAGATGTTCAACCTGGAAACCGTTCCACAGAACCTCCCTGGTCGGCTCGTCAACCTCGTGGCGCCTATAGGGCGCGGCCAGCGCGCTCTGATCGTCTCGCCGCCCAAGGCGGGCAAGACGATCATGCTTAAATCCATCGCCAATTCGATTACCACCAACTACAACGACATTCACCTGATGATCGCTCTCATCTCCGAGCGCCCCGAAGAAGTCACCGACATGAAACGCTCGGTCAAAGCGGAAGTCTACAGCGCCACCTTCGACGAAGCGCCAGAAATGCACATTCGCGTCGCCGAAATGGTCATGGAGCGCGCCAAGCGCCTGGTGGAAGGCGGGCGCGATGTCGTCATCTTATTGGACAGCATCACCCGTCTGGCTCGCGCCTATAATCAGGTCATCCCCCAGAGCGGGCGCACCCTCTCCGGCGGCATGGACCCCAGCGCCCTCTATCCGCCCAAGCGTTTCTTTGGCGCGGCCCGCAACATCGAAGAGGGCGGCAGCCTGACGATCATCGCCACCTGCCTCGTTGACACCGGCAGCCGCATGGACGATGTGATTTACGAAGAGTTTAAGGGTACCGGCAACAGCGAAATCACGCTGGACCGCAAGCTCTCTGACCGCCGCGTCTTCCCGGCCATTGACATCACCCGTTCCAGCACGCGCCGCGAAGAGCAGTTGCTTGACGAGAAGACTCTGCGCGCCGTCGTCGTCATGCGCCGCATGTTCAGCACCCTGGCTGAGCAGCGCGGCATGGAAGCGATGGAAGCGGTTCTTACCTCGATGTCCAAAACCAAGGATAACCAGGAGTTCCTTGCCAACCTCAACCAGAGCATTAGATAG